In one window of bacterium DNA:
- a CDS encoding M20 family metallopeptidase, translating into MTSALIEEVLVLTEELIRIPSENPTGNESAMADRLETFFHGIGVSVERDSVEPGRENLTAEVGGPSGEPALVFLNHMDTVPAGEGWTKSPFAPLREGGRIWGRGACDMKGGLAAALIAFKFLKKMADGGAKIRRPVRCCLVVDEESPWMRGAASAVTRGRIGPADIVLSCEPTNLHLMTAQKGAMWYEIFFTGKSAHAAAPHMGADAIYAAAQTIITLQDQVDGLAHRHPELGKTTVVASVIEGGRKTNIVADRCRVEVDVRFVPPLKVPDIQELVEKAAAEGCAAAPGTAGRVAALSVDRPPILSDAKDDFTELMREAYRDTTGEELRMGGVSYYSDAGLVAAMTGSRRCFLFGPGNIEQAHAPDEFIETAQLETSARILVELVERFSLGKK; encoded by the coding sequence ATGACATCCGCCTTGATCGAAGAGGTTCTCGTGCTGACCGAAGAACTCATCCGGATCCCCAGCGAGAATCCGACCGGAAACGAGAGCGCCATGGCAGATCGGCTGGAAACTTTTTTTCACGGCATCGGCGTCAGCGTCGAGCGCGATTCCGTCGAGCCCGGCCGTGAAAATCTGACCGCCGAGGTGGGCGGCCCCTCCGGCGAGCCCGCCCTCGTCTTTTTGAACCACATGGACACCGTTCCGGCGGGGGAGGGCTGGACCAAAAGTCCCTTTGCGCCGCTGCGCGAGGGAGGGCGCATCTGGGGCCGGGGCGCATGCGACATGAAGGGCGGTCTGGCCGCCGCGCTGATCGCTTTCAAATTTCTCAAAAAGATGGCGGATGGCGGCGCCAAAATTAGGCGACCGGTGCGCTGCTGCCTGGTGGTGGACGAAGAGAGCCCGTGGATGCGGGGGGCGGCGTCGGCCGTCACGCGCGGGCGCATCGGCCCGGCGGACATCGTACTCTCCTGCGAGCCGACAAACCTTCATTTGATGACAGCCCAGAAAGGGGCCATGTGGTACGAGATCTTTTTCACCGGTAAAAGCGCACACGCCGCCGCTCCGCACATGGGCGCGGACGCGATTTACGCCGCCGCGCAAACCATCATCACGCTTCAGGATCAGGTGGACGGACTCGCCCACCGTCACCCCGAACTCGGAAAGACAACCGTGGTCGCCAGCGTCATCGAGGGCGGGAGAAAGACGAACATCGTTGCCGATCGGTGCCGCGTCGAGGTGGACGTGCGGTTCGTTCCGCCGCTGAAGGTGCCGGACATTCAGGAACTGGTGGAAAAAGCGGCGGCCGAGGGATGCGCAGCGGCCCCCGGCACAGCAGGAAGGGTCGCCGCCCTGTCCGTCGATCGCCCGCCCATCCTCTCCGACGCGAAAGATGATTTCACGGAACTCATGCGGGAGGCGTACCGCGACACGACGGGAGAGGAATTGAGGATGGGCGGCGTCAGCTATTACTCCGACGCCGGCCTGGTGGCCGCCATGACCGGAAGCCGGCGGTGCTTTCTCTTCGGCCCCGGAAACATCGAACAGGCCCATGCGCCTGATGAATTCATCGAAACCGCCCAACTGGAAACGTCTGCACGAATACTCGTCGAGCTCGTGGAGCGTTTTTCACTGGGGAAAAAATAA